The Gloeocapsa sp. DLM2.Bin57 genome includes a region encoding these proteins:
- a CDS encoding Uma2 family endonuclease → MTSLTKPEIIFPTGEFWSDEPPLESNLHLRQILLLIECLEWLWQEREDYFATGNLTIYYSPQQQKSTDFRGPDFFVVLGTTRNQERKSWVVWQEGGKYPNLIIEILSDSTAKVDREEKKQIYQDIFRTPEYYWFDPESLELAGFRLEGGIYQQLVTNESGWLWSEQLGLYLGLYQKQLRYYSPTGELISTPQEEAIREKQRAETEKQRAEIEKQRAETEKQ, encoded by the coding sequence ATGACATCATTAACCAAACCTGAGATAATTTTTCCAACTGGTGAATTTTGGAGCGACGAACCCCCCTTGGAAAGTAACTTACATCTACGCCAAATACTATTATTAATCGAATGTCTAGAATGGTTATGGCAAGAGAGAGAAGATTATTTTGCCACAGGAAACCTAACCATATATTATAGTCCCCAACAGCAAAAATCCACAGACTTTCGCGGACCTGATTTTTTTGTAGTGTTAGGCACAACCAGAAATCAAGAGCGCAAAAGTTGGGTAGTCTGGCAAGAAGGAGGCAAATATCCTAACTTAATCATTGAAATACTCTCTGATAGTACCGCTAAAGTAGATAGAGAAGAGAAAAAACAAATCTATCAAGATATCTTCAGAACACCAGAATACTATTGGTTTGACCCAGAAAGCTTAGAATTAGCCGGATTTAGGTTAGAAGGAGGAATCTATCAACAATTAGTCACCAACGAATCAGGATGGTTATGGAGTGAACAACTAGGCTTATATCTAGGGTTATACCAAAAACAGTTACGTTATTATAGTCCCACAGGAGAGTTAATCTCTACCCCTCAAGAAGAGGCGATTAGGGAAAAGCAACGGGCTGAAACAGAAAAACAACGGGCTGAAATAGAAAAGCAACGGGCTGAAACAGAAAAACAA
- a CDS encoding alanine--tRNA ligase — protein MPQFLSGNQIREQFLNFYAQREHKILPSASLIPEDPTVLLTIAGMLPFKPIFLGQKTSAYPRATTSQKCIRTNDIENVGRTARHHTFFEMLGNFSFGDYFKEQAIAWAWELSTEVFLLPPERLVVSVFREDEEAFAIWRDKIGISPQRLVKMDEADNFWQSGPTGPCGPCSEIYYDFHPELGDENIDLEDDTRFIEFYNLVFMQYNRDAEGNLTPLQAKNIDTGLGLERMAQILQNVPNNYETDLILPIIKTAAQRAKIDYNQATETAKVSLKVIGDHVRAIVHMIADGISAANIGRGYVLRRLIRRVVRHGRLLGIETAFISKVAETAIALGQETYPNLLERKELIIAELTREEARFLETLERGEKLLGEILSKETKQISGLDAFTLYDTYGFPLELTQEIAAENNLSVDVEGFEAEMLLQRQRSQSAHETIDLTIQGSLDQLAAGIHPTEFIGYQQQQTQATVSAILVSGKSVNVAEAGTDLQIVLAQTPFYAESGGQIGDRGYLSGNNLLITINDVQKESGMFIHFGRIERGVVQVGDTIMANVDRACRRRAQANHTATHLLQAALKKIVSDSISQAGSLVAFDRLRFDFNCPRGLTTEEIQQIEEQINTWIAEAHPTETAVMSLTEAKAKGAIAMFGEKYGNEVRVIDVPGVSMELCGGTHVHNTAEIGVFKIVSETGIASGIRRIEAIAGPAVLEYLNLRDNIVKELEGRFKVKPEGIIERIDTLQHDLKSAQKDRETLQTELALLKSSQLENQVETIQGIKVLVAELPQANPEALKVAAERLLQKLGEAAIVLGSIPEADKVSLVAAFSPKIYQEKQLSAGKFIGAIAKICGGGGGGRPNLAQAGGKDPSKLNEALTTARQQLEKALKI, from the coding sequence AAGAGAACATAAAATTCTGCCTAGTGCATCTTTAATACCTGAAGATCCCACGGTTTTACTAACAATCGCAGGAATGTTACCCTTTAAACCCATATTTCTAGGACAAAAAACCTCAGCATATCCTAGAGCTACTACCTCCCAAAAATGTATCCGTACCAATGATATCGAAAATGTAGGTAGAACAGCTCGTCACCATACCTTCTTTGAAATGTTGGGAAACTTTAGCTTCGGTGACTATTTTAAAGAACAAGCGATCGCCTGGGCTTGGGAACTCTCCACAGAAGTATTCCTCTTACCACCAGAAAGACTCGTAGTTAGCGTGTTTCGTGAAGATGAAGAAGCCTTCGCTATCTGGCGAGATAAAATCGGCATTTCACCCCAAAGATTGGTTAAAATGGACGAAGCTGACAACTTCTGGCAATCAGGACCAACCGGACCATGTGGACCATGTTCGGAAATATATTACGATTTTCACCCGGAATTAGGGGACGAAAATATAGATTTAGAAGATGATACTAGGTTTATTGAATTCTATAATCTGGTGTTTATGCAGTATAACCGCGACGCAGAAGGCAATTTAACCCCTCTTCAAGCCAAAAACATCGATACAGGTTTAGGATTAGAAAGAATGGCGCAAATACTGCAAAATGTGCCCAATAACTATGAAACAGATCTGATTCTACCCATTATTAAAACAGCAGCTCAACGAGCTAAGATAGATTATAACCAAGCCACAGAAACAGCTAAAGTCTCCCTCAAAGTAATTGGTGATCACGTGCGCGCGATCGTACATATGATCGCCGACGGGATTAGTGCTGCTAATATCGGACGAGGTTATGTATTGCGTCGTCTCATACGTAGAGTAGTACGTCACGGCAGACTATTAGGAATCGAAACAGCCTTTATTAGTAAAGTAGCAGAAACAGCGATCGCCCTTGGTCAAGAAACTTATCCTAATCTACTCGAAAGAAAAGAATTAATTATCGCAGAATTAACCAGAGAAGAAGCGCGTTTTCTCGAAACCCTAGAAAGAGGAGAAAAACTCCTAGGAGAAATACTCAGTAAAGAAACTAAACAAATTAGCGGTTTAGACGCCTTTACACTCTATGATACTTACGGTTTCCCCCTAGAATTAACCCAAGAAATAGCAGCAGAAAATAACCTGAGTGTAGATGTAGAAGGATTTGAAGCAGAAATGCTCCTCCAGCGTCAACGCTCTCAATCAGCCCATGAAACTATAGATTTAACTATTCAAGGTAGTTTAGATCAATTAGCCGCAGGAATTCACCCCACAGAATTTATCGGTTATCAACAACAACAAACTCAAGCAACAGTAAGCGCAATTTTAGTCTCAGGAAAATCCGTAAATGTCGCTGAAGCAGGAACAGATTTACAAATAGTTCTCGCTCAAACCCCATTTTACGCCGAATCAGGAGGACAAATAGGCGATCGCGGTTACCTCAGTGGTAATAATCTGCTCATTACTATCAACGATGTGCAAAAAGAATCAGGAATGTTTATTCACTTTGGACGCATCGAACGAGGAGTTGTCCAAGTAGGTGATACCATTATGGCTAATGTTGACCGCGCTTGTCGTCGTCGCGCTCAAGCTAATCATACAGCAACTCATTTACTACAAGCAGCCCTCAAAAAAATAGTCTCCGATTCCATCTCCCAAGCAGGATCTCTTGTAGCCTTCGATCGCCTTCGTTTTGATTTCAACTGTCCCCGAGGATTGACTACAGAAGAAATACAACAAATAGAAGAGCAGATAAATACCTGGATAGCAGAAGCACACCCAACAGAAACCGCAGTAATGTCTCTTACTGAAGCAAAAGCCAAAGGAGCGATTGCTATGTTTGGCGAAAAATACGGTAATGAAGTGCGGGTAATCGATGTGCCAGGAGTATCTATGGAATTGTGCGGAGGAACACATGTACACAATACCGCCGAAATAGGCGTATTTAAAATAGTCTCTGAAACAGGTATAGCATCAGGAATAAGAAGGATAGAAGCGATCGCAGGTCCAGCTGTGCTAGAATATCTTAACCTCAGAGATAACATAGTTAAAGAATTAGAAGGACGTTTCAAAGTCAAACCAGAAGGGATTATCGAAAGGATTGACACCCTACAACATGACCTAAAAAGTGCTCAAAAAGATAGAGAAACCTTGCAAACAGAATTAGCACTGCTTAAATCTAGTCAACTAGAAAATCAAGTAGAAACAATTCAAGGAATAAAAGTACTAGTAGCTGAATTACCCCAAGCCAACCCCGAAGCACTCAAAGTAGCAGCAGAAAGACTCCTACAAAAATTAGGAGAAGCAGCAATCGTACTCGGTTCAATTCCTGAAGCAGATAAAGTTAGTTTAGTAGCTGCTTTTAGTCCTAAAATATATCAAGAAAAACAACTAAGCGCAGGTAAATTTATCGGAGCGATCGCTAAAATCTGTGGCGGAGGAGGAGGAGGTCGCCCCAATCTCGCTCAAGCAGGTGGAAAAGATCCTAGTAAACTTAATGAAGCTCTTACCACCGCTCGCCAACAGTTAGAAAAAGCTCTCAAGATTTAG